In the genome of Phycisphaerales bacterium, one region contains:
- a CDS encoding 6-phosphofructokinase produces MAKRLGIIVGGGPAPGINAVIGAATIQAINCGFEVVGFFDGFRHLVADSFDAPLHTTRLEIGRVARIHFDGGSILRTARTNLLNEHSIKHSARVEVDQHKIGVALRNLKMLGINHLLTIGGDDTALSARFLSEAPDANLRVVHCPKTIDNDLPLPQNQPTFGFSTARFVGAQLVKNLMSDSQTTGRWYLVNAMGRSAGWLAMAIGQAAGATVTLIPEEFEPRSSLSNLVDVLECSLLKRQVLGRPDGVAVIAEGLAYRLGDREELQRLLGREVPVDAAGHPRLAEFPLLDILKRELQNRFSARGESLALVSHNIGYELRSADPTPFDMAYCRALGYHSIRLFTEPQYDHVGALVSLVNGNLNVLQFHDIIDPDNNRIRTRLVDINSDEYMVGRAYSIRLEKSDLDNPVMLEKLANAARMSPEDFRKRYARAATRLGELVSK; encoded by the coding sequence GTCGGATTCTTCGACGGCTTCCGGCACCTGGTGGCGGACAGTTTCGACGCACCGCTCCATACCACGCGGCTGGAGATCGGGCGTGTGGCTCGTATTCATTTTGACGGCGGCTCCATCCTCCGCACGGCCCGCACGAACCTGTTGAACGAGCACTCGATCAAGCACAGCGCCCGTGTCGAGGTGGACCAGCACAAAATCGGAGTCGCACTCCGGAATCTGAAGATGCTCGGCATCAACCACCTGCTCACGATCGGCGGGGACGACACGGCGCTGAGCGCACGCTTCCTGTCCGAAGCACCCGATGCCAACCTGCGCGTCGTACACTGTCCCAAGACCATCGACAACGACCTGCCACTGCCCCAGAACCAACCCACCTTCGGATTCTCGACGGCCCGCTTCGTCGGTGCACAACTCGTCAAGAACCTGATGTCCGATTCCCAGACAACCGGCCGTTGGTACCTGGTCAACGCGATGGGCCGCAGCGCCGGCTGGCTCGCGATGGCCATCGGCCAGGCGGCGGGCGCCACGGTGACGCTGATTCCGGAGGAGTTCGAGCCGCGAAGTTCACTTTCGAACCTCGTGGATGTCCTCGAATGCTCCCTGCTGAAGCGGCAGGTCCTCGGGCGGCCAGATGGGGTCGCGGTCATTGCAGAGGGTCTCGCTTATCGCCTGGGCGACCGCGAGGAACTGCAGCGCTTGCTGGGGCGGGAGGTCCCGGTGGACGCGGCCGGTCATCCACGGCTGGCGGAGTTCCCACTGCTCGATATTTTGAAGCGTGAACTCCAGAACCGTTTCAGTGCCCGTGGCGAGAGTCTCGCGCTGGTATCACACAATATTGGCTATGAACTCCGCTCCGCGGATCCGACCCCCTTCGACATGGCCTATTGCCGTGCCCTGGGCTACCACAGCATCCGACTTTTCACTGAGCCACAATACGACCATGTCGGCGCGCTCGTCTCCCTGGTCAACGGCAATCTCAATGTACTCCAGTTCCACGACATCATTGACCCGGATAACAACCGCATCCGAACACGGCTCGTCGATATCAACTCCGACGAGTACATGGTGGGGCGGGCGTACAGTATTCGCCTGGAGAAGTCCGACCTGGATAACCCGGTGATGCTCGAAAAGCTTGCGAATGCCGCCAGGATGTCGCCCGAGGACTTTCGGAAGCGCTACGCCCGAGCGGCTACGCGCCTGGGAGAACTGGTCAGCAAGTAG